The genomic stretch CGTGAGCAGGTGCTGTCGACGGCAAGTGTGCGTCTCCAACAGCCGGGGCGCTGGCCgtccgccgccgccgccgctgGCGAAGCACAACATTTGAATTTCGAGCGCCTGGCCGAAGAAAGGCCGATACGACATTTACCTTGAGCATAGAGCTATGAGCTATGAGTTCGTTCGAGGGGTCCGGCCCGAATACCATCAGGGAAGCAGCGAACCGAATGATGCTGACCTTGACTCTTTTCGTCTACTGTACCATTCAAACAACGCAAACCTTGGCTGCCGTCGGGGATGTTTATCGTTGCTCCTACCCAATCGCGGCGTCAGACAAATAGAGCAGCAGACGCGATAGAGAGTTCTTAGCGAATGAGTTTCATCCCATGTGGAGACGGCCAGTGTATACTGAAACATTGAACAGCTTGTTTACCCGATCATGGTGCATCTCATACGAAGGCTTCTCATGCCCAAGGCAGCAGTACATACTCTCAAACCTAATCGTCGAGCTAAAAATGTACAAGGCAGACTAGTCAAAGCAACTAAATACAGCAACACCAACGAGGCCGTAGAGATTGGAAACATTTGTACATACTGCCTCGCAAAAAAACCTTCCGGAAACAAGCATGCTCTTCTCCGTTCCTAATACGGATAAGCCCTAACATCCTCCTCCCGCTCAATGTCCAAGCCTGCCGCCACCTGCTCCGCGTGCTTCCTGTCCAGGTACTCCAGCAACACGTCGCCGTACATCTCTTTACCCTTGTACTTGCTCACGTCGTCACCCCAAGATCGCACTGCACTAGCCAGTCGTCCCGGTACATAGGGCTCTTGCGCAATTGACGTTACCGGGTGAAAGTATGTCCTGATCGTAAAAACAACACCCCCAGATCGAGGTAATCTACACGTACGTCAGGAAACGCCACACATAAGGTTTGTGGTTTTACTTACCGTCGTAAACTCTGTCTCTCACTTCGGAACATATGGTGCTCGATTGCCTTGTTTTTTTCGGCGGTGAACCAGCCTACGTCTGTTCCATCTTCGGGACCTATGCTGTCGCTCCAGGCGAGGTTGTCGTCGACTTGAATGAAGTAGTTGTTGCGAAGGACCGGAGCTTGAGGTTGGACTCGGCGGAAGAAGTTTGCCATGCCCTTTTCTAGCTTTTGTTTGAACCTGGCCTGTTGTCAGTGTTTTCTCGTCGCCACCAAAAGAATGGTCGTTTGGTTTCTCCATCACCCCCGAAACCACAGACATGAAAGCACGGTAGGGAGTGAGGGGAAATCAAAAGCAAGAAAACGACATACCCGGGAACATCGCCACTCGTATGAATCTCACTCAATCCCATGCCGAACTTATCCTCCAACTTCCAAAACCCGGCCAATAAAATCGAGCCCGCGAGGAGATAATACTGCCCGTCTCCCCCTTCCAGCATAATCGCCAAATCATCCTGCACCAGCCGACCACAAAGCGCCATCGGATCTTCCTTCACTCCGTTCCTTGTCAAAGCCCCAATATCAAACACTTCTTTTGTTGCGAGATTTTTCAGTAACCTGGTCTCCTTTCCAGTATCCGTTGTCGCTGTTTCCAAAGAAAATAAACTCGGATACCTCTCACTCAAATACCCCGCCATCTCTTCTAGTAGTTCGACCGCTGCACCCCATGCTTTCGGATCCGTCTTTATACATTTCTCACCCCTCGCAGCGATGCGTGCGGCTTTGAGGGAGTGGTACGAGAGATATTCGTTGTCGAGTTCGATCCACTCGTCCCAGTGCATGGTGCGTAGGCCCATGGTGATGTTGTATTTGGGGCCGTGGCGGAAGGGGCGGTAGGGGAGCGGCTTCGTGGTGTACAGATTCCAGTTGGGGTATGGAGCTGCACGGGGCCGTGTGAAGGGGACGGGGTGCCATACTAGTGATGGTGGTCAGTGGTGGTCACGTGGAGAGGTGAAGCAATGATGTTGGGGAATAGTTATCATGGTAACGCTTACCTCCGAATTCCCTTTCTGTAGCTTTAAACGGCCTCTTTTCCAGATTCGTTGGTGTCGCTGGTCTTGTACCATCCGCTGCATCGTTCCTTCGCGTTAGATACCATACGAGTTTCTGCACAAGGTACAGTGTTGTCAAAAACACAAGTACAGCATACACTGCAGCTTTTGGTTTCACATCTGTCTCTTCAAGCAGAGCGCCGACGTTTGACAGAGCGACGTGACATGATTGCCGTACAGAACGCGATAGAGTGGTTCCGTAAGAAGACAGTTTAGATAACATCATCATCGTAGCCACATGTACGTAGTCGAGAACCGAACCAAACCGTGAAAATATTGAGAAGGATTTCTTTTCAAGGCCAAGGAATAGCTAAATACATGCAAGACATGATAAGAGCAACAGCTTTTATCACCCCCATCCTCGACAGCGATAGGAAAACGTCAGTCGATTCATCTGCGCCACGTGACACATACGTATCTGCACAACATGTCATCCACCTTCCCCAATTATGCTGATTCAAGCGATGACTTGTTGCTGCGTTTGTTATCGGCACCAGTTGGTGGGGTTGGTCAGGATCGTGTAACTTGTGCGCGGGGCGGGCGGTGGGGAAAAATATACCCTACTTGGTTTAGCGGGGCGAGAAGCGCCCGGGTGCATGGGACGGTGAATTTTGGAAAGAACGATGGAGGTGGAGGTACTGGATTGGGGCGTTATGCGGAGAAGGGATGGGTCTGATGGAGGTTGAGCATGGGTTGGATATTGATTATGGACGTGTTGGTGTAGGGGGGCGTTCGGATTTTGACATGGGACAACGCCGAGTGAGAAATGTACGAGAGAGATGAGGTGCTGTGGCATTTGATATGCGTACCGAGAATAGTTTTGTTATGAGTAAGTTGGTAGATGTATGATACAGCTTGGTAAAGTCTCTCTTTTACATGAAGAGCAAGGGAAATTAGATCATGGTACACGTAAActgtcggcatacacacggtgtgtcgcctaataaggcccaatgtaccgcctcgatcctacttcggcccaactcggacccaacgttatgtataccttcgtagcccccacattcgtagaatcatcatacaccagaataccaatacacaagattaccttagctactgttattcaccgtacgatcgtacaaggccttccaacatAAACAGTGTTATAATGGAACTTGACCACCCATTTATGTCGCGACTGCGATTGTTTTTCAAGCAGTATCTTCCTTACCGCCTGCGGTTTTCCTCTGCTTCAATAGACAGTAATCCCCCCATTTCCGCCTTAATTTTGCCGGAATAAGCGGCGAATCAGGCACCCAGAGCATTCTGCCAAGAATACTTGTTTGTCCGGCCGCTAGAAAAGGTATGCACTTTATCGTCTCCCAATGCTGTGTATCGGCCGCATAATCTGGTTCCAGCACGGTTGGCTCCTGTCCCGGGATCCGTGAGTCGACCAGAAAGTCGCAGTGCTTGACATCAATCTGTCTCAACATTAGTAAAGAGAGCAAATGTATGTTGTGGTGTTAAGTCATTCAACTTACATATTTCCCCACGTCCTCAAGATTCTCGTCATTCATACCGGGCGGGACGACGTGTGTACTGGGGAAGAAACCATCGGTAGTGTCGATGGCGGTGCTAAATTCACCCGGAAGGAGGCCGGAAAATTCGCTTTTGATAAATTTGGCGTGGACGCCGTGGGGGAGGTTGAAGGATGAGGGAAAACGGTACCATTCCTTTCCTAGGCATACGTTGGCTCCCGAATGTGCAATTGTTGAATGTAGGAGAGGTTGGTAGATGGTCAGGGGTGCGGAGTAGGCGG from Pyrenophora tritici-repentis strain M4 chromosome 1, whole genome shotgun sequence encodes the following:
- a CDS encoding DUF3445 domain containing protein, translated to MMMLSKLSSYGTTLSRSVRQSCHVALSNVGALLEETDVKPKAAVYAVLVFLTTLYLVQKLVWYLTRRNDAADGTRPATPTNLEKRPFKATEREFGVWHPVPFTRPRAAPYPNWNLYTTKPLPYRPFRHGPKYNITMGLRTMHWDEWIELDNEYLSYHSLKAARIAARGEKCIKTDPKAWGAAVELLEEMAGYLSERYPSLFSLETATTDTGKETRLLKNLATKEVFDIGALTRNGVKEDPMALCGRLVQDDLAIMLEGGDGQYYLLAGSILLAGFWKLEDKFGMGLSEIHTSGDVPGFKQKLEKGMANFFRRVQPQAPVLRNNYFIQVDDNLAWSDSIGPEDGTDVGWFTAEKNKAIEHHMFRSERQSLRRLPRSGGVVFTIRTYFHPVTSIAQEPYVPGRLASAVRSWGDDVSKYKGKEMYGDVLLEYLDRKHAEQVAAGLDIEREEDVRAYPY